The sequence ataatacgTTTTCCCTTCAGTTTATAAAAAGGATGGCCCCATTAAATTATACAAACCCAATGAGTTCAGTCACTGAAAAGTtttggagaactttttttttctttttttttttttttttttatgcttttcttttatttttgagagatacacacacacagtgagagcaggggatggggcagagagagagagagagagacagaatctgaagcaggctccaggctctgagttgtcagcgcagagcccgacatggggcttgaactcacagactgcaagatcatgacctgagccgcagtcagatgcccaaccaactgagccacccaggtgccccagaacttttcatatttatatattcagtaGTTGAACCTACCCATTGAGATGAAAATATCATCAGCAGTCACAAAAATTACTAGTTTGAAAATTCTTCCCGGAATATTGAAGCCTGACTTAATTTTTTCCAGCCATCTGTGTTGATAGCCAAAATGCTGCATAAACTAGAGTTTAGGGCAaattttgttcattcaacaaatatctattgagcacctaccgTGTGCCAAGCACTATTGTGAAGACTTGGGTGTATcagtaaatgaaacaaagatccctgccctcacGAAGCCACAGTCTGGTTAGGGGAGAATGATAATAAGCAACAGAATAATTGAATTATCAATATGTTAGAAAGTGATAAGaaatgtgggggcgggggggaaggaatATAGAGCAGGATAGGAAAGGGAATTAGGAGTTCAGGGTGGGTGAGGGGGCAAGTTACCACTTAAAATAGAGTCAGGATAGGTCTGCTTGGGAGGGTGACATGAGCAAAACTTGGAGGATGTGATGGAGTTGGCCATGTAGACAACTGCAAAAGGACATCCTTGGCAGAAGAAACAGTCAAGGCCAAGGCCCTAAGGCAGGAACTATCCTGGTGTGGTCAAGAAACAGCAAGGAGGCTCCTAGTGTGGCTTTCGTGGaatgagaggaggaggagaagataaGGGATAGGCCAGAGCGTTAACCCCAAAATGCTGCCCTTTGGAGGAAGATGAAGGCAAAAATTGGCATGTGAGGAAATGGGCCCTGTGTAGGAGTGAAGACTCAGCTTGCGCTTGTAGAACAAGTGCAAAGGAGCCGCTGGTGTGGGTGTGCCTTACAGGAATGGACGTCACGGGCTGAGTTGGAGCAGGTAGGGGAGAGCTGCCCCTATCTCATTCCCTAGCAGTAGGGCTTCCTGTCTGATCTGGAAGCTACTGAGCCGGCCACAGGTTGAGCTTCTCTCTATTGCCTCTCCaacaggagagaggcagtggGAACTATTTCCGCTGTCAactattctctctctcacttgcagCCTCTTACACCAGTAACTTGGCCTACAGCTTCTATAGTCACAAGCTGTATTCCGAGGCCTGTGCCATCTCTGAGCCCCTCTGTCAGCACCTGGGGTTGGTGAAGCCGGACACCTATCCCGAGGTGCCTCCTGAGAAGGTAcgagggcaggaagggaggttATGTTGGAGGCCTGAGTAGCATGAAAGGGCCTGGCCAGGACCCTGCCCTGCAGTAGCGTGTTAAGAGCCAAGTACCTGGGACGGTGTCTTCCACACCTCActtgtactattattattattatttttttttttaatggtctcaCTTTTTATATTTAGCCACGTTCAAGCTGGTGGTTCTCAACCTGGTTGCATGTTAGAATCCCCtgaatgtacttaaaaaaacTCATTCTGATGCCTGGCCCAAGCCGATTGCATCAGAATCTCTGGTGCTAGAGCCCACGCATctggttattttaaaagttccccGAGGAGGCCCTTTAAGTAACCAGAGTGAGAACCATCGCAAGGAGACCCATGAAATGATGGGTTGGCTGGAGTGGCAGTTGAGATGGGTTGTAGAGGGCCTTGGTTTTCATCTTGAGTGAGGCAGATGAGCCTCTCAAAGGAAGGCATGACATCAGCTTGGCATTTTGATTTTCTCTGGCATCACTATGGTGAATGAACAAGATACCAGGACAACAGTGGGCACCCCCACTGCTCTTGTAGCCTGGGCCGGAAAGGGTGGGTATCTGAACTGAAGTAGCGTCTTGCGGGATGGGAAGAAGGGAATGGGTGCAAGAAGCCCGGGATTAATTTGGTAAGTGACGGGCTgtgacggggtgggggtgggggggtgcggaGGGAAGGTCAAGGATGGCCTGGCATTTCGGACTGAGAAGACGCTGACTTGTGAGAGAGGGGTTACAGGAGGAGAAACGGGTTTCTAGGGCTGTGGACATAAATATGTGGGTGGGGTGGATTGAAGCCTCAGATTGAGAACCCTGGGGTGTTTAGTGCTTTGGTGTCTTCTGCCTTGGGGCAGGCTTGGGGGCTGGCAGACCACCTGGTGGTGTATGTACCTGTGTGGCATGTACTCCCCCACTATTACGGACTCGGTGGTTCCTCTCTGCAGTTTGGTCTCTGCTTTCTATGGTCAGTTGCACAGGTGCTTCCGGCTGCATGGAGAGAGTTTGAAGAAACTGGGTAAACAGGCCCAGGGCTGCGAGATGGTGACTTTGTGGCTGACAGCCCTGCAGCCCTGTGGCCCCCAACACATGGCTGAGCCTGTCACCTTCTGGGTTCGGATCAAGATGGATGCAGCCAGAGCAGGAGACAAGGAGCTACAGCTGAGGTGAgttggcagggagggagacaaccATGTTTGCTCCCTGGCTAGGGCTAGCTTTTGGTACTGGTGGTCTCGTGTATCCTTCTGTCTGAAAAAAGGCACTGGTTCCTCTGTTCGTTGTTATTTATCAAATGCCTACTATATGACAGTCACTGTGCTAGGTATAGGGGAGCAGTGGGGACAGGCAATGCCCTTGCTTTAATGACTGGGAAGTCAGTGACCTCTCAGCAAGCCACGGCTGGGACTCCTTGGCACGGGGCAGAAGCTCCATGCTTCACGGACTCCCTGACATGGCGTTGGGCCTGCCTTCTCTTAGGACTCTGCGAGACAGCCTGAGTGGCTGGGACCCAGAGACCCTGGTCTTCCTGCTGAGGGAGGAGCTGCAGGCCTATAAGGCTGTGCGAGCGGACACAGGGCAGGAACGGTTCAACGTCATCTGTGACCTGCTGGAGCTGAGCCCTGAGGAGACACCGGCTGGGGCCTGGGCTCGAGCCACCCACCTGGTGGAACTGGCTCAGGTGCTCTGCTACCATGACTTTGCCCAGCAGACCAACTGGTGAGGAAGAATAGCTGGGGAGGCCACTCTTGCTTCTCACCCTAGGTCATCTTACCCTTTTCAGAGGCCGTTTCCCTCTCCCAAGTCCCTGAGCAGCCACTTCAGTTTGTGGCCATGGGCGCTCATTCAAAGGGTGGGGCCGGCTATCCTGCAGAAGGTCCTTCCCAGGACACTATGGCAGGTACTCGTCATGGGCCCAGCTTAAGTCCATCCTCTCCCTTCAGCTCTGCCCTGGATGCTATCCAGGAAGCCCTACAGCTTCTGGAGTCTGTGAGGCCTGAGACCCAGGCCAAGGATCGGCTTCTGGATGATAAAGCACAGGCCCTCCTATGGTTCTACATTTGTACCCTGGAGACCAAAATGCAGGAAGTAAGTGTGGCTTCTGTGGGGCTTAGCAGAACTGGATTATTTCCCCCAGGCCCACAGTAAGCTGGTGCCAGCCCTGTTTTTTATCctgatcccccctcccccccatctagGGTATCGAGCGGGATCGGAGAGCCCAGGCCCCTAATAACCTGGAGGAATTTGAAGTCAATGACCTGAACTATGAAGATAAACTCCAAGAAGATCGTTTCCTATACAGTAACATTGCCTTCAACCTGGCTGCAGATGCTGGTGAGGGTTGTGAATGTAGTGTGCTAGATGGGGTCTCCTCTGTGTCTTCCTAAGAGCAGAATGGGGACCCCAGGTAGGGGAAAGGAAgtagggtgggaggtgggcacagagggcagagggcgTTACGAAGAAGGCTGCATTCTCCCCAGATGGCCCACACTGAGAGAATGGCCGGTCCCTTTCTTCTGACTTCTAGCTCAGTCCAAATGCCTGGACCAAGCACTGGCCCTTTGGAAGGAGGTGCTTACAAAGGCACAAGCCCCCGCTGTACGGTGTCTCCAGCAGACGGCAGCCTCACTGCAGACCCTAGCAGCCCTCTATCAGCTGGCGGCAAAGGTAATGGGGCAGGGCGTTAACACACGCCAGAAGCccactctttcctcttctttggcTGGTGTATCTGCTAAGAAGCCATGTAGCCCATTGTGGCCTCTCTCACCGGGCTTCCTAAGTTGAAATACAAGCTTCGTCCTTTATTTTAACTCACCTTGGCAAGTGACGTAACTTCCTAAACCCAGGTTTCCTTGTGTCTAAAATGAGGACAGTAATAGCACTACCTCATGGTGTCCTTAAGTGGCATATTCAAATGTCAGATATAGTTATTATTAATTCTTAGGTAATTTGAGCTGTGTGTTTTCTGAAACATACATAGATGCCTATAggtttaattttacatttttacatgcAACATCAGGACATTTCACAGACTCCCTGAAGCTCTTCCCTGGACCCCACATTAGGAACCTCCGAAAAAGAACACGGTACATAAAAAAGATCTTTGTTACTGTGGCCATTAGGCCATATTTCTAGCATGAGAATCGAGGGAAGCTGCCTCAGCGCTAGATCTGAGTCTTGGCTCTCCCCCGTACCTGTGATGTGAATTTGGGCAAGCAACTTAACTTGCGTGAGTCTTAAGTCTCTTAGTCTATagtcatctgtaaaactggggtTAGAGTCACTATGAAAGATTAAAAGAGCTGATGCACGTGAACTCCTCTTTTTgacaatttgatatttttattatgactttTGAAGTTtcacttcaaattttatttttcataatctctacacccaatgtggggctcaaactgaaactttgtatGCCCCCctcactgaaccagccaggtgtcccttcaattttttttttttttttagatctatgaattctttttttttttaagtgtatttttatttattttgagagagagagagagagagagcaagcagggtaggggcagagagagagggagacagaatcccaagcgggctccgtgctatcagcgcagagccccatgtggggcttgaaccaactgggtggctcagttggttgagcatcccaacttccgctcaggtcatgatctcacagttcagggctttgagccccgcatcaggctcgttgctgtcagcacagggcccgcttcagatcctctgtcccctctctctttctgtccctctcttgctcaggctttctctctctcaaaagtaggtaaacattaaaaggaattgaagtatggttgacacacaatattatattagttttaggcatgcaacatagtgatttggcaATAGCGtgcgttactcagtgctcaccatggtgAAGGAAGTCACCATACATTATTATCACAATGTTATTGACTGTACCCTCTGTGCTGTACTTTTTCAGCCCCGCgacttacttatttcataactggaagtttgtacctcttgatcctCCTGCCTGTCTCGCCCATCCCCCTGCCCTGATGTAAAcctctcagcacagtgcctggcccatagtaagcTTTTGGTAACTCCCAGCTGTCGATGCTGACTGGTACCTAAGCTTTCACGCGGGAGGCTGGATGGTGGTAGGCTCCTCGCTGCTCTTATCTCAGGCTTCTTGAGGATGGCAGGTGGTGGCCTTGTCTGTAGCCACACCTCAtccaggctctgaagtcagaccaAGGTCTCAAAGGGCTGAGGAGCAGAGGGTAGAAAGGGAGGTTCGAGCAGGAGCTGGGTAAACTTCCTGCTCCTGGCTGACCAGCCCCTGCAGGCTCTGGAGGTCCTCCTGCTCGTACGGATCGTCTCCCAGAGACTGGAGGACCACGCGAAGGCAGCCGGCTCCTCCTGCCACGCCAGCCAGCTGCTCCTGATGCTCGGCTGTCCCAGCTATGCCCAGGTGAGTGCCCAGCCAGCCAAGCCCGGAGCTGCGGGGGGGACCTGGCTTTAGTGACCCATCTTTTCTCTGAGAAGACAAGATACTGAAGGGGCATCTTCCCTGCCTTCTACTGCCACATCCTGCTGGAGGGTCGTAAAGTGTGGAGTGGTTGGGAGGCAGCTGTGGGAAGAGGAAGCGTCTTTCCTTCTCACtgcaaaaccattgtttcctaaGTCTTATGGATCCTGCACCAGAAATACACCACTAATCCTGTATTTCCCCACCATTTGCCCTAGTCGCCCTTTCTCCACTCCCTTAGGACTGCTCCAACACCACCtggctggtctccctgcctccagcaggAAGGCCCCTTTTGTCTTCTAACATGATCTTTTAAGGCACAGATCTGATCTCATCTTTTTTCCTGCTTAAAGGATTTCATTGGTTTCTTCATTACCTGTAGGATGATACTGTCTAGACACTTTACTTAGTATTGCACACCTTCTGTATCCTGGCTCATGTTTTTTCTTGCCACTCCCCACCATGGAACTTCTGTCCATCCACACCAGTTACTTTAGAGCCTTGTATGTGCCTCCCTCCCTTTGGTTCTGTTAGCCCCTCCACCCTAAATACACCTCCTCCACCCaccttttttctactttcttttcaagGCCTAGCTCAATTGTCCTCTCCCTCATGAAGTATTTTATACATCCTCTTCTTCAAGGGCAGAATCACCTACTTTCCCTGGGTCCCCATACCACTAATGGCATTGTGTCACGATTACACAGGTGTGTCTGCACCCCTACTGCATTGCAAGCTATCGGATGGAAAGTCTTGCTTATTCCTTATTCAGCTATGTCTTTCTAACATAGCGGTTAACCAAAAGatattaaatgaacattttagcGAGTGATTGAATAACTCTCATGTTGTAGattataatatatgaaataattgaaTACTTAGTTGGAGGTGTTCTGCATTTTACTTGCAAGTGTTTTAATCCACTTTAATTTGAAAAGTCTGGCTGCCTTTCCTCACCAGCATGTTCACGAATCCCATGATTGTTTTCTTAGCTATACCTGGAAGAGGCAGACTCAAGCCTGAAGCTTCTGGATCACAACACTGACACGTACCTGCTCCTTTCGCTAACCTGTAACCTACTTCGAAGTCAGCTCTACTGTGTTCACCAGAAGGTATTTCTCACTTTCTTAACCCCTGAAGTTCCCAGGTATTGGAAGGATTTTTAGGATTTTCGGGATATTTTTCAGGCTTCTGAGATTTCCCTGGAGCTAGGAAGAGTATTCCCAACCATGAGAAGCAGTGCTGTTTCCCAGCCTTGTCCTTTCTATTCTTTCCCAGTTGCCTCAGTCACACTGTCCTGTGACTAGAGACTGAGATGACATTGATCCCAGGAAGGCAATGGAGCCCAAATTGGAAATCAAGTGAGATGCAGAAAACCTGAGTTTTCTCACAGCCTAACTGTGTGACTTGTCTGCGTCTTGCACCCTCTCAGGCTGTCGTTTTCTCCACAGCTTTTATCATTCTCAAAAGCAGGGGCTGGGCCAGATGATCTTTAGGGGCATCCTAAGCTCTGAATCGCTGCTCTGACCTCACTCACCActcttctctggccctccctgtctcccaggTGACTGAGGGTGCCTCTCTGTTGCTGTCTGTGCTTCGGGACCCTGCCCTCCAGAGATCATCCAAGGCCTGGTACTTGCTGCGTGTCCAGGCCTTGCAGGTGGTGGCATCGTACCTCAGCCTCTCATCAGACAGCCTCTCAGCCTCCCTGCGGGAGCAGCTCTGTGCCCAAGGTGAAAGAATAGGGTGGATGATGGCCCTTTGTGGTCAAATGGTGTGGATCGTCCACTCTCAGCTCTTCTCAAGCCCTTGTCCCCTCTGCTGTCCCAACTGTGTGGACTAGCCCACAGAGAGGCTGCACAGAGTAGGCCTGGGATAGCATATGAGTCTCTGTTTGTCTGCCGACTGATCGATTGCTTAGTACCTGGCTGGAATGCTATACTAACAAGGGTTCTGAGGCCCCACGTGGTCTGAGGGAAAGAGTTCTGTGAttgattctctctgtctgccttagGCACAGAAGAACAGCGGCAGCACGTTTTGCATTTGCTATCTTAGTAGGTGAAGGTGGTGGCAGTTCTGGCGGCATCATCTCCCTTCTTGTCCCCCCGCCACTCCCTGCACAGGCTGGCAGACGCCTGAGATTGCACTCGTCGACTCCCATAAGCTCCTCCGAAGCATTATCCTCCTGCTCCTGGGCAGTGACGTGCTCTCGATTCAGAAGGCGGCTGTGGAGACCCCATTTCTGGACTATGGTGAGTCTGAGGAGGAGAGCGAGGCCCAGTGGGAATGAACAGGCCAGATGGTGGGGCTGCCAGCTTTGCCTCCAGAGGATCCAGGCTGTGACTGAGTGACGGTGGTCTCGTCTCTCTCCTTTGTACCAGGTGAAAATCTGGTACAAAAATGGCAGGTTCTGACAGAGGTGCTGAGCTGCTCAGAGAAGCTGGTCTCCCGCCTGGGCCATCTGGGTTGTGTGAGCGAAGCCAAGGCCTTTTGCTTGGATGCCCTGAAACTTACGACGAAACTGCAGCTACCACACCAGTGAGTACAGGCCAGAGGAGGCCATTCCAGAACCTGAGTGCCCACATCCTGGACTCTGGGGTCCCAAACTCTTCCACAGATTTTACGTGTTATGTTTGGAGGCGTTGGGAGAACGTATCCCATGGCTCAGTAAGTAGGAAATGCCGACTTAACCAAgcttagacatttttatttcctgtaggACTTCTCACATCCTTCAGTACGCCGATCCACATTGTAACTCTACAAAAGGGAGAGCTGGTGTACCATGTTTCCCTAAGTCCCTTTGCCCACAGGATCCTTTTCTTTGGGTGGGAATGTGGTTTGGGAAATCCTGTCCTCGTGCACAAAGATGACTGGGGATGAGGGAGAAGTGTAGAGAGTTTTCCCAGGGTAGACTTGAAGTCAGCTCGAGAGAGTAGAGGTGCTCCAGAGGCCAGGAGCCTGCCCCAGTGCTGCCAGTGAAAGGGACAGGAAGATGGACTCAGGAACACAAAGACTTGCACGAGTTGTTTGTCATCTCCTCTCCCAACAAGGTGTGCCCTGTTCCTGGTGCTGAAGGCGGAGCTGGAGCTGGCACGCACTGACATTGACCTCTGTGAGTCGGACCTGCAGCAGGTTCTGTTCTTACTGGAGTCTTGCACAGGTGAGCAGCCAGGCCCCACACCCACGGGCAGTGGCGGGAGTGGCACACAAACACTACGACACATCTTTGTATGTGAAAGTGTGGGTTCCTTCTAAATcagggaccttttttttttttaatttttttttaatgttttagagagagagagagagagacagagacagagtgtgagtaggggaggggcagagagagagggagacacagaatccaaagcaggttccaggctctgagctgtcagcacagagcccaatgcagggctcgaactcacagaccgcgagatcatgacctgagccgaagtcgaacgcttaaccgactgagccacccaggcgcccctaaaccaggGACTTCTAACTCTTCTGCTTCAATCAGACCACTGGTGTCCCTCCTTAAGATGGCTTGCCCATCTGACTAACCCAATGTGGCTCTACTTTTCAGCACTGCCTGATACATTTTGGCtatttaaatctaaataaaatttacaattcaTTCCTCAGTCACTTGCCACATTTCatgtgctcagtagccacattgTGGCTTAGTGGCCACTCTATTGGACCGCACAAATGTCGTGTCCTCAGGAGGgcttaaattaataataaaatagtgtaTTTATGGTACATTTTTTCTTATCAACCACTTTTCCCTCTCGTATTTCATTTGACCCACACAAAACCCTGAAAAGTCAGGTggacacatggattttttttctcacctgtaaaatgaggaagttgAGAAATTCAGTGTTTTGGACCAGGATCATGGGCCTAGTTGGGGCCCAGAGCCAGGATAAAGATGTAGGCCTCCTGGTGCCCACCTGCTTTCCTGAGCTATGCAGCCGTCTCAGGTGCAGGTATGGGGGTTTTGCGGGTTGGGTTTATCTATTATGGGATGGGAAGAAACATTAGGGattttactgaaaacaaaaataagccatATTACTATTTAGTCCAATCAGACAGTAATCCATACAAGCAGTAAGTAAATAACACCTATATTAAGGAGTTGGGCCCTGGGGTAGCTCAGGAAGCACTTGGTATCACTTCTCCCAGTTTTGTAATTCTGGCTCCACTCTCCCCAGAGTTTGGCGGGCTAGCCCAGCACCTGGACTCAGTGAAGAAAGTCCACCTGCAGAAGGGCAAGCAGCAGACCCGGGTCCGTCGTCCTCCAGAGCTCCCTGAAGAGGAGCCCTTCCTAAGAGGCCCTGCCCTGGAGCTGGTAGCCACTGTGGCCAAGGGGCCAGGTCCTGTGGCACCTTCTACGAACTCCTCCCCCGTCCTGAAAGCgaagccccagcccagccccggcTTCCTGACCCACCTGCCCACGTGTGACTGCTTGCTCTGTGCCAGCCCCGTGCTCTCAGCAGTCTGTCTGCACTGGGCATTGGTCACAGCGGGGGTGAGGCTGGCTCTGGGCCATCAGGCCCAGGGTCTGGATCTGCTGCAGGTCGTGCTAAAGGGTTGCCTTGCAGCCACTGAGCGCCTCACCCAAGCTCTACAAACTACCCTGAATCACAAagcacctccctcccctgtcccgaGCCTCTTGGATGAGATCTTGGCTCAGGCCTACACACAGCTGGCACTGGAGGGGCTGAGCCGGCCATCACACAAGAGTCTGGGGAAGGTCCTGGAGTCGGGGCTGAAGTTTGTGGCAGCACGAGTACCCCACCTGGAGCCCTGGCGAGCCAGCCTGCTCTTGATTCGGGCCCTTGCGAAGCTGGCCGGCCTCAACTGCTGCACTACCCAACTTTTTGCAAGCTCCTGGGGCTGGCAGCCACCATCAGTAAAACCCTCCCCAGGCTCAGAGCCCTCTAAGCCGCGAAGCCAAAAACTTTCTGGAAGGGGGCGTCAGCGGGCAGCCTCATCTACCCAGCACCTCCATAATACCTCTCTGAAAAGTCTGGAAGGTGGAGGACTGCCCTGTACACCGAAGCCCCCAGGCCAGGTCAGGCCAGCAGGCACTCGAGTCCCTTTTACTGTGTTTGAGGAAGTCCTCCCTACAAAAAGCAAGCCTGAGGTTCCCAAGGCCCCTAGAGTACAACAGAGGGTCCAGACGCGCCTCAAGGTGAGGTGGGACTGCGGCTGGGTGGTGTTGGTGTCAGGTGGGGTGGTTCTGGAGAATTCAGAATAGGTGCCTTTCCCAGGACCTGGTGGGGCCTTCAGCTCTACTGTTAACCTGCACAGAAAGACAATTCTATCTTTGTTTCAAACAGAAGGTGCTTTCCTTAACTCTGTGgttcctcttccttttcatcCTTTGTCCTTTtgttcctcccttctctccctccttccgcACCCAAGAGTCCTGGCCCTTGATTGAGCTGCCTCAATTGGAgaggttaatttttaaatcttccccCAAAGGCCTCTGAGAGTGTGCCTCTGCAGCACCACCTGCTGGCAGATGTCTTATCACTGAAGGCCCCTTGgcccttctccctttcccaccCATCCCAGGTGAACTTCAGTGATGACAGTGATTTGGAAGACCCTGTCTCAATTGAGGCACGGCCTGCAGAGGGGCCCAAGAGACAGGGCACTGCTtcccggggccggggccggggccaggcCAGGAAGAACCCAAGCCTGAAGACAGTTGCAGTGGCAGCCTCAAGTAGTGCCCCTGGGCTCCCAGGCCTGGGTGGTAGGAGCCGGAGGGCCAAGAAGGTGACATCAGGACACTGTGAGGAGCTGGGCTCTGAGATCATGAGGACCATCCCTGAGGAGGAAATGACTGACAACCAGATGGAAATGAGCTTTGAGATCCTCAGGGGCTCTGACGGGGAAGACTCAGCCTCAGGTAAGATGGTAACGGTGGGAGGTAGAAGGTGCATACATCTTTGGGGGTCGGGGTTGCCCTGGGACCAAAGCACAAGAAATAACTGATGCCAAAGACAGTACAGATATACAACTTTGTTCCTGGCTCCGGGACTGGATCCTAGAAAGAACAAAGGAGACGACAGGAGGAAGAAACTACAGAAAGTCACGTTCTCTCCCTAGGTGGGAAGGCACCAGCTCCAGGACCTGATACAGCCATAGGAGAATGTGAAGTGTTGAGACGTGATTCCAGTAAAGAGGAGCTGCCGGTCCCATGCCCAGACAAGGAGAGAGACAAGGGTCTTGGTCCTCGGCTCCGACTCTCCTCTGCCCCTGTAGCCATTGGTGAGGCTAACCACTGAGGTCTGGTCACTAGGAGAGGGCGAGCCTCTAGGTTGCTTGATCTGATGCCCTTGTGGCCTGCCCATGGTTCTGTCTTCGGATCCTCATCTAGATCCGGTCGCCTTtgaacctgggtttgaatcccatcaCTCTCTTCACTAGATGTGTGCAAgttactcagcctctctgagcctttatttacttacctataaaatggggtttggggggatggggtgagTTGAGGTAAGTTGCATAGCATCCCATCTGGCACATTGCCCTGCATTAATGGTAGCTTTTTTTATCCA is a genomic window of Acinonyx jubatus isolate Ajub_Pintada_27869175 chromosome B4, VMU_Ajub_asm_v1.0, whole genome shotgun sequence containing:
- the ESPL1 gene encoding separin — protein: MRSFKGINFGTLLSSVKEAEELLPDLKEFLSKLPAGSSSCRSDAERRQACDAILRACNQQLTAKLACPRHLESLLELAELAYNGYLMFTAQRPPLYLERILFIFLRNIATQGIPEATLRFAKPLHACLVHCSRQAAPQDYDAVARGSFSLLWKAAETLEERRAALSTRLKAVSFLVLLEDESTPCEVPHFASPTACRVVAAHQLFDATGHSLNEADADFLDDLLSRHVIKVLVGEGGGSPGPLSPQRALCLLELTLERCRRLCWSGHHAKATRVVEKTHDYLRNTSLAPSLQLCHLGVELLQAGEGGSQALAELLIKASAVLNNSVEAPSPPLRALCDSCQFFLSGLERGIKRHYGLDAVLGLFAFLGGYCSLIRQLQDGVCGDSSKQQQSLVQMQFQGLHLYTVVVYEFAQSCQVTDLADLAQLVESCKSTVVWMLEALQSLSGQELTDYLGMTASYTSNLAYSFYSHKLYSEACAISEPLCQHLGLVKPDTYPEVPPEKLHRCFRLHGESLKKLGKQAQGCEMVTLWLTALQPCGPQHMAEPVTFWVRIKMDAARAGDKELQLRTLRDSLSGWDPETLVFLLREELQAYKAVRADTGQERFNVICDLLELSPEETPAGAWARATHLVELAQVLCYHDFAQQTNCSALDAIQEALQLLESVRPETQAKDRLLDDKAQALLWFYICTLETKMQEGIERDRRAQAPNNLEEFEVNDLNYEDKLQEDRFLYSNIAFNLAADAAQSKCLDQALALWKEVLTKAQAPAVRCLQQTAASLQTLAALYQLAAKPLQALEVLLLVRIVSQRLEDHAKAAGSSCHASQLLLMLGCPSYAQLYLEEADSSLKLLDHNTDTYLLLSLTCNLLRSQLYCVHQKVTEGASLLLSVLRDPALQRSSKAWYLLRVQALQVVASYLSLSSDSLSASLREQLCAQGWQTPEIALVDSHKLLRSIILLLLGSDVLSIQKAAVETPFLDYGENLVQKWQVLTEVLSCSEKLVSRLGHLGCVSEAKAFCLDALKLTTKLQLPHQCALFLVLKAELELARTDIDLCESDLQQVLFLLESCTEFGGLAQHLDSVKKVHLQKGKQQTRVRRPPELPEEEPFLRGPALELVATVAKGPGPVAPSTNSSPVLKAKPQPSPGFLTHLPTCDCLLCASPVLSAVCLHWALVTAGVRLALGHQAQGLDLLQVVLKGCLAATERLTQALQTTLNHKAPPSPVPSLLDEILAQAYTQLALEGLSRPSHKSLGKVLESGLKFVAARVPHLEPWRASLLLIRALAKLAGLNCCTTQLFASSWGWQPPSVKPSPGSEPSKPRSQKLSGRGRQRAASSTQHLHNTSLKSLEGGGLPCTPKPPGQVRPAGTRVPFTVFEEVLPTKSKPEVPKAPRVQQRVQTRLKVNFSDDSDLEDPVSIEARPAEGPKRQGTASRGRGRGQARKNPSLKTVAVAASSSAPGLPGLGGRSRRAKKVTSGHCEELGSEIMRTIPEEEMTDNQMEMSFEILRGSDGEDSASGGKAPAPGPDTAIGECEVLRRDSSKEELPVPCPDKERDKGLGPRLRLSSAPVAIGLSTLDSICDLLTIAFRGVSHCPPSGLYAYLCRLLALCLGHRDPYATACLVTESVSITCRHQLLTHLHRQLSKAQKHRGALEMADQVQRLSLQDRPGDVPLARIQHLFSFRASGSGQFPEPEKESFQERLALIPSGVTVCVLALATLQPGTVGNTLLLTRLEKDNPPVTVQIPTAQSKLPLSSALKEFDTIQKEQKENSSCTDKREWWTGRLELDHRMEALIISLEKHILGCWRGLLLPSSEDPGPAQEASRLQKLLQECGWEYPDAALLKTMLSGASTLTPQDIETLAYGLCPAWPERAQELLSEAVRRLQGQTVPSNRHLVLVLDKDLQKLPWESIPSLRALPVTRLPSFHFLLSYSIIRESGASAVLSQGVDPRNTFYVLNPHNNLSSTEEQFRANFSSEAGWKGVVGEVPSPEQVQAALTEHDLYIYAGHGAGARFLDGQAVLRLGCRAVALLFGCSSAALAVHGNLEGAGIVLKYIMAGCPLFLGNLWDVTDRDIDRYTEALLQGWLGAGPGAPLLYYVNQARQAPRLKYLIGAAPVAYGLPVSLR